A single region of the Candidatus Kryptoniota bacterium genome encodes:
- the folE gene encoding GTP cyclohydrolase I FolE, producing MSEVKVELELEDLVRELLIKLGEDPNREGLTKTPYRVARAYEFLTKGYKQDIETVMNNAIFEEKYSQIVIVKDIDFYSLCEHHMLPFFGKVHVAYIPDGKIVGLSKMPRIVEVFARRLQVQERMTEQIAETLFQYLEPRGVGVVVEGQHLCMMMRGVEKQNCVATTSSMLGEFRDDVKTREEFLTLIRQR from the coding sequence ATGAGTGAAGTAAAAGTCGAACTGGAACTTGAAGACCTGGTGAGGGAACTCCTCATCAAATTGGGTGAGGATCCGAACCGTGAAGGGCTGACGAAGACCCCTTATCGGGTTGCGCGCGCTTATGAATTCCTGACAAAGGGCTACAAGCAGGATATCGAGACGGTAATGAACAACGCCATATTCGAGGAGAAGTACAGCCAGATTGTAATTGTGAAGGACATCGACTTCTACAGTCTGTGCGAGCACCATATGCTCCCATTCTTCGGGAAAGTTCATGTGGCGTACATTCCCGACGGCAAGATAGTAGGACTCAGCAAGATGCCGCGCATAGTGGAAGTTTTCGCACGCAGACTGCAGGTGCAGGAGAGAATGACGGAGCAAATTGCCGAGACTCTTTTCCAGTATCTTGAACCGCGCGGAGTCGGAGTGGTCGTGGAAGGCCAGCATCTCTGCATGATGATGAGGGGAGTAGAGAAACAGAATTGCGTTGCGACAACAAGCTCGATGCTCGGTGAATTTCGCGACGATGTCAAGACGCGTGAGGAATTCCTGACACTGATCAGGCAGAGATGA
- a CDS encoding alpha/beta fold hydrolase, with protein sequence MKLYFHVTGHGQPLIILHGLFGSGDNWYTLSNFFGEKFRVWAVDQRNHGRSPHSDTFDYRSMAADIDDLMIHEGISSACFIGHSMGGKTAMEFALTHQEKVERLVVVDISPRSYPPQHDAIFEAMFSLDLAKYQTRSELDAALSGKIQEYPVRQLLLKNVARDENSNFKWKIDIKAIHKNYSKVNVAISSQIPFEKPTLFLRGSKSKYITDEDIPAIKSLFPHASFAVVENAGHWVHAEAPGEFGRIVMEFLTHN encoded by the coding sequence ATGAAACTCTACTTCCATGTCACCGGACACGGGCAGCCGCTTATCATCCTGCACGGACTCTTCGGCTCTGGTGACAACTGGTACACGCTATCAAACTTCTTCGGAGAGAAGTTTAGGGTATGGGCAGTGGACCAGCGCAACCATGGCCGCTCACCTCACAGCGATACGTTCGATTACCGTTCGATGGCTGCGGATATCGACGACCTCATGATTCACGAAGGCATCTCATCGGCTTGCTTCATCGGACATTCCATGGGCGGAAAGACAGCGATGGAATTTGCCCTGACTCATCAGGAGAAAGTTGAGCGTCTTGTCGTCGTCGATATCTCGCCCCGATCTTATCCGCCTCAACATGACGCGATATTCGAAGCGATGTTCTCGCTCGATCTTGCTAAATACCAAACGCGCTCCGAGCTCGACGCTGCACTCTCGGGTAAGATACAAGAATATCCTGTCAGGCAGCTCCTTCTGAAGAATGTCGCTCGGGACGAAAATTCGAACTTCAAGTGGAAGATCGACATCAAAGCGATTCACAAGAACTATAGCAAGGTAAATGTTGCGATCAGCTCACAAATACCATTTGAGAAGCCAACTCTATTCCTGCGGGGTTCAAAGTCGAAATACATCACGGATGAAGATATTCCTGCAATCAAATCTCTGTTCCCCCATGCGTCATTTGCAGTCGTTGAAAATGCCGGTCACTGGGTACACGCCGAAGCTCCGGGAGAGTTCGGCAGGATCGTCATGGAATTTTTGACCCACAATTGA
- a CDS encoding YkoF family thiamine/hydroxymethylpyrimidine-binding protein: MEVTFQVSLYPIAQTNFRKPINGFIANLKSDQLKLEVQETSTIGIGDIELVFESLKQAYKQACGSGATVMVLTIVNEHPTREELNKLNE; this comes from the coding sequence ATGGAAGTGACATTTCAAGTGAGCCTTTATCCAATCGCGCAAACGAATTTCCGGAAACCGATAAACGGATTCATAGCGAATTTGAAATCGGATCAATTGAAATTGGAAGTTCAGGAGACTTCAACGATTGGGATCGGCGACATCGAACTGGTTTTTGAGTCGTTGAAGCAAGCTTATAAGCAAGCATGTGGGTCGGGCGCCACTGTCATGGTACTGACAATAGTTAACGAGCACCCGACCAGGGAAGAGCTGAACAAATTGAACGAATGA
- a CDS encoding adenosine deaminase, with the protein MPGLSKAIKEMPKVLLHDHLDGGLRPKTVIELARDQKYKKLPTQDPEELAEWFHRGANRGSLPLYLEGFAHTTGVMQTDEALERVAYEMIEDMKKDHVVYVETRFAPVFHTQGGLHWEEVVASVLRGLEKGRKDFGVGYGLIISAMRNMNLSEEMAQLAVDFRERGVVGFDLAGEEGGYPPKKHVDAFHYIQRQNFNITIHAGEGFGMESIWQAIQWCGAHRIGHATRLIDDIIQSDGKTVKLGTLAQYILDKRIPLEICPSSNVHTGAAKDIEHHPFGVYFREKFRVTVNTDNRLMSATNISKEFQIVADVFRVSFDDMEKLTINSMKSAFLPYGERIRYIYESIKPGYEKLRKKYKLK; encoded by the coding sequence ATGCCGGGTTTGTCTAAAGCTATCAAAGAAATGCCGAAGGTGCTTCTGCATGACCACCTCGACGGCGGCCTCAGGCCGAAGACCGTCATCGAGCTTGCCCGTGATCAGAAGTACAAAAAACTTCCCACTCAGGATCCGGAGGAGTTGGCGGAGTGGTTCCATCGAGGCGCGAATCGAGGAAGTCTTCCTCTCTACCTTGAAGGTTTTGCTCACACCACCGGTGTTATGCAGACGGACGAAGCGCTCGAGCGTGTTGCCTATGAAATGATTGAGGATATGAAGAAAGACCATGTTGTGTACGTCGAGACCCGATTCGCGCCTGTGTTTCACACGCAAGGAGGGCTTCACTGGGAAGAGGTGGTCGCGTCCGTGCTGCGCGGACTCGAGAAGGGGAGGAAAGATTTTGGCGTAGGATACGGTCTGATCATCTCGGCCATGAGAAACATGAACCTCAGCGAGGAGATGGCGCAGCTCGCGGTGGATTTCAGGGAGCGCGGTGTAGTCGGGTTCGATCTTGCAGGCGAAGAGGGAGGCTATCCCCCGAAAAAGCACGTCGATGCGTTCCACTATATTCAAAGACAAAATTTCAACATAACGATCCACGCCGGTGAAGGATTTGGAATGGAATCGATCTGGCAGGCGATACAATGGTGCGGAGCTCACCGTATCGGACACGCGACGCGACTGATAGATGACATCATCCAGTCCGACGGAAAAACTGTCAAGCTCGGCACTCTCGCCCAATATATCCTCGACAAACGGATTCCTCTGGAAATTTGCCCGAGCTCGAACGTTCACACCGGAGCAGCAAAGGACATTGAACATCATCCATTCGGAGTCTACTTCCGTGAGAAGTTTCGCGTTACCGTAAATACGGACAACCGGCTCATGAGCGCGACGAATATTTCTAAAGAATTTCAAATCGTTGCAGACGTCTTTCGTGTATCATTCGATGACATGGAAAAGCTCACCATCAATTCCATGAAGAGTGCTTTCCTCCCTTATGGCGAGCGAATAAGATATATATATGAATCCATAAAGCCAGGATATGAGAAGCTTCGGAAGAAGTACAAGCTCAAATAG
- the hutH gene encoding histidine ammonia-lyase, whose amino-acid sequence MPDLLLDGESLTVESAYLAERQRMKVSISKPARKKMGRSRKKIEEWLSRGDAIYGVTTGFGEFATVNIPHEKIKELQVNLIRSHSAGTGDPLPPDIARMIILLRANALAKGYSGVTPEVVDKLLEAFNLYLIPFIPSKGSVGSSGDLVQLAHLVLALIGEGSFIEDGRIVPSAEVLRKNKIDPLVLSAKEGLALVNGTQMMGAFAVHCVYEALQLAKIFDITGALSVEALRGTDVAFDERIHKLRPYRGQLACAKNVRRLLAGSEIRKSHLHDDPRVQDAYSLRCMPQVHGAIRDTIEFCKKQVNVEINSATDNPLIIAEDETHLEGGNFHGEPLALVCDYLAIGLSEYASISERRVERMVNGQLSGLPKFLSEDGGLNSGMMIAQYTAASLVSENKVLSHPASVDSIPTSANQEDHNSMGSIAALKCYQVLENVWRVAAIELLVACQAIDFARKLAGKGRELNCGKGTEKVYRLVRKKISHLDRDRVLYRDIENALGMLKSGDIINAAESESGELE is encoded by the coding sequence ATGCCCGACCTTCTCCTCGACGGTGAGTCGCTAACGGTCGAATCCGCATATCTCGCCGAGCGGCAAAGGATGAAAGTCTCCATATCGAAACCCGCAAGGAAGAAGATGGGCCGCTCGCGGAAAAAGATTGAAGAATGGCTTTCCCGGGGCGACGCGATCTACGGCGTGACGACGGGGTTCGGAGAGTTTGCAACGGTCAACATACCTCACGAGAAGATAAAAGAGCTCCAGGTAAATTTGATCAGGAGCCACTCGGCGGGCACAGGCGATCCTCTTCCGCCGGATATCGCAAGGATGATAATTCTTTTGCGCGCTAATGCGCTGGCCAAAGGCTACAGCGGAGTGACCCCGGAGGTCGTCGACAAACTTCTTGAAGCCTTCAACCTATACCTGATCCCGTTCATTCCATCGAAGGGCTCAGTTGGGAGCAGCGGTGATCTCGTTCAACTCGCGCATCTTGTCCTTGCACTGATCGGCGAAGGGAGCTTCATCGAAGATGGAAGAATCGTTCCATCCGCTGAAGTCCTCCGAAAAAACAAAATCGATCCGCTTGTTCTCTCCGCAAAGGAGGGACTCGCGCTTGTGAACGGCACTCAAATGATGGGGGCATTCGCAGTCCATTGCGTTTACGAGGCACTTCAGCTCGCAAAGATCTTCGATATCACCGGTGCATTGAGCGTGGAGGCGCTTCGTGGAACTGATGTCGCATTCGACGAGCGAATTCACAAGCTGAGACCCTACCGCGGCCAGCTCGCTTGCGCTAAGAATGTGAGACGCCTCCTTGCCGGAAGCGAGATACGCAAGTCTCATTTGCATGACGATCCTCGCGTGCAGGATGCTTATTCACTCCGCTGTATGCCCCAGGTGCACGGCGCGATTCGCGACACGATAGAGTTCTGTAAGAAACAGGTGAACGTCGAGATAAACTCCGCAACGGACAATCCGCTGATTATCGCCGAAGATGAGACCCACCTCGAAGGCGGAAATTTCCACGGCGAGCCGCTCGCACTAGTTTGCGATTATCTCGCAATCGGTCTGAGCGAATACGCCAGTATTTCAGAACGAAGAGTGGAGCGGATGGTAAACGGCCAGCTCAGCGGCCTTCCGAAATTCCTGAGTGAGGATGGCGGACTGAATTCGGGCATGATGATCGCACAATACACAGCCGCCTCGCTCGTCAGCGAGAACAAAGTCCTATCACATCCGGCGAGTGTTGACTCGATACCGACAAGCGCAAACCAGGAAGATCACAACTCTATGGGCTCAATCGCAGCACTGAAATGCTACCAGGTGCTCGAAAATGTGTGGAGAGTCGCGGCGATCGAGCTTCTTGTCGCCTGCCAGGCAATAGATTTCGCGAGGAAGCTCGCCGGCAAAGGCCGCGAACTCAATTGTGGAAAAGGTACCGAAAAAGTCTACAGGCTTGTCCGCAAGAAAATTTCGCATTTGGACAGGGACCGCGTACTCTACAGGGACATAGAAAACGCACTTGGGATGTTAAAATCTGGCGACATTATCAACGCGGCTGAGAGTGAATCGGGAGAACTCGAATAA
- a CDS encoding peroxiredoxin has product MGVEIGSKAPDFKLYDTDKKERGLSEFKGKKVVLAFYPGAFTGVCTKEVCNFRDSLGRFNNLNAQVVGISVDPPFSNKAFADQNKLNFPLLSDFNREVVKKYNAYHENFAGLNGYTAAKRSVFVLDKDGVVRYKWVSDVPSVEPNYDEVLKAVESLK; this is encoded by the coding sequence ATGGGAGTCGAGATAGGTTCAAAAGCTCCGGATTTTAAGCTGTACGATACCGACAAAAAAGAAAGAGGCCTTTCAGAGTTCAAGGGCAAGAAAGTTGTTCTTGCCTTTTATCCGGGTGCGTTTACCGGCGTCTGCACGAAGGAAGTCTGCAACTTCCGGGACTCACTCGGTAGATTCAACAACTTGAACGCACAGGTGGTCGGCATTAGTGTCGATCCGCCATTTTCCAATAAAGCATTTGCCGACCAGAACAAACTCAACTTCCCGCTTTTGTCCGATTTTAACCGCGAAGTTGTGAAGAAGTACAACGCGTACCATGAAAACTTCGCAGGCCTGAACGGCTATACCGCTGCGAAGCGATCGGTGTTTGTCCTCGACAAGGACGGCGTCGTCAGGTACAAGTGGGTCTCCGATGTTCCGAGCGTGGAGCCGAACTACGACGAGGTCCTGAAAGCGGTCGAGTCACTGAAGTAA
- a CDS encoding DUF92 domain-containing protein has protein sequence MNEFLNFVLILVVLTLFVVAADLLKGRFKVDGKKTREFVHAAVAVVVFFAPLLFHSKLYPALLAGTFVVVNFVSVRLGMFKGINPDRKNLGTVYYPVSFLILVLLLWDSHPFIVSSAMLIMGLADPAAAIVGSNLRNAHAVGAFGERKTFEGGAAMFIIAAAATLFGLTFFRAQTGAFLTSWALIGVSCSVGIMVAAIELVSPRATDNLTVPLSSAVLLYIAANDPSTLSVFILGEFLALLVAYVSAKLRFLGTDGAVATFILGGFIFGYGEWKWAAPILAFFIIGSLASKLFARQKAGYNLLYEKSHTRDAAQVFANGGFGLLMLIGNCLYPNYHWFLAYVGSLAAVTADTLATEIGVFSKSNPYSLASMRRVEKGMSGAISSLGTFSGFLSAAVLGVISLPLAGGYSVFPVRFIAAGALSGAIGSLADSILGGTLQSQYRCGTCGKITERRTHCNGGETVLVQGYRWINNDVVNFAASVVGAVAMPLFFF, from the coding sequence ATGAATGAATTCCTGAATTTTGTTCTCATTCTCGTCGTGCTCACTCTTTTCGTCGTGGCTGCTGACCTGCTGAAAGGTCGTTTCAAAGTTGATGGAAAAAAGACGCGTGAATTTGTCCACGCGGCAGTCGCCGTGGTCGTGTTCTTTGCTCCACTCTTGTTCCACTCGAAACTTTATCCCGCACTTCTTGCCGGCACATTTGTCGTCGTCAACTTCGTTTCTGTCCGTCTCGGGATGTTCAAAGGGATAAACCCGGACAGAAAAAATCTCGGCACAGTCTACTACCCCGTTTCATTCCTGATCCTGGTTCTCCTGTTGTGGGACAGCCATCCGTTCATCGTATCCTCCGCCATGTTGATCATGGGTCTAGCGGATCCTGCCGCCGCAATCGTCGGTTCGAACCTGCGTAACGCTCATGCTGTAGGCGCGTTCGGCGAAAGGAAGACGTTCGAAGGTGGCGCAGCGATGTTCATTATAGCGGCCGCCGCCACGCTGTTTGGACTGACATTCTTTCGTGCTCAAACCGGAGCCTTTCTCACTTCATGGGCACTGATAGGAGTCTCGTGCTCCGTGGGCATCATGGTCGCCGCTATCGAGCTGGTCTCCCCGCGAGCCACGGACAACCTGACCGTTCCTCTGTCGTCGGCTGTTCTTTTGTATATAGCGGCGAACGACCCATCAACCCTTAGCGTATTTATTCTCGGGGAGTTTCTCGCCCTACTGGTGGCATATGTTTCCGCCAAGTTGAGATTTCTCGGCACAGACGGCGCGGTCGCGACATTCATACTCGGAGGATTCATATTCGGATATGGCGAGTGGAAGTGGGCGGCGCCGATTCTCGCATTCTTCATTATCGGAAGTCTCGCCTCGAAGTTGTTCGCGAGGCAGAAGGCCGGCTACAATCTTCTCTATGAGAAGAGTCACACGCGGGACGCGGCACAGGTGTTCGCTAATGGCGGATTTGGACTGTTGATGCTGATAGGAAATTGCCTCTATCCAAACTACCATTGGTTCCTAGCATATGTCGGATCGCTGGCAGCTGTCACCGCGGACACGCTTGCAACTGAGATCGGAGTATTTTCCAAATCAAACCCCTATTCGCTCGCGTCAATGAGAAGAGTTGAAAAAGGGATGTCCGGAGCGATTTCGTCACTCGGAACATTCTCAGGATTTCTTTCGGCGGCAGTACTTGGTGTGATATCACTTCCGCTCGCCGGCGGATACTCAGTTTTCCCGGTGCGGTTCATAGCAGCTGGCGCGTTAAGCGGCGCGATAGGAAGTCTTGCGGACAGCATACTCGGCGGGACTCTTCAGTCTCAGTACAGGTGCGGCACATGCGGAAAGATAACAGAGAGACGGACTCACTGTAACGGGGGTGAAACTGTTCTCGTGCAGGGATACCGGTGGATCAATAATGATGTCGTGAATTTTGCTGCGAGCGTTGTGGGTGCTGTTGCGATGCCGCTATTCTTCTTTTGA
- the bcp gene encoding thioredoxin-dependent thiol peroxidase has product MAKAVKAVGRATESSLKVGAKAPAFTLKNDGGETVKLADYKGKKVVLYFYPKDDTPGCTKEACSFRDGFSEIKKKGAVVFGVSADSVESHGKFKQKFNLNFPLLSDTDKKVINAYGVWKEKSLYGRKFMGIERTTFVIDEDGKIKKIFPKVKVDGHYDEVLAEL; this is encoded by the coding sequence ATGGCGAAAGCCGTAAAAGCAGTCGGCAGGGCGACCGAGAGCTCTCTCAAGGTCGGGGCAAAAGCGCCGGCATTTACTCTCAAAAATGACGGCGGAGAAACTGTCAAGCTTGCTGACTATAAAGGAAAGAAAGTTGTCCTCTACTTTTACCCGAAGGATGACACGCCCGGATGTACAAAAGAAGCATGCTCGTTCAGGGATGGGTTTTCGGAAATCAAGAAAAAGGGGGCCGTCGTCTTCGGTGTTAGTGCAGATTCGGTCGAGTCGCATGGGAAATTCAAACAGAAATTCAATTTGAACTTTCCTCTTTTAAGCGATACAGATAAAAAAGTCATCAACGCGTACGGCGTATGGAAGGAAAAATCTCTGTATGGCCGGAAATTTATGGGAATCGAGCGGACGACTTTCGTAATCGATGAGGACGGCAAAATAAAGAAAATCTTTCCAAAAGTGAAAGTTGATGGCCACTACGACGAGGTATTGGCGGAACTTTAA
- the hutU gene encoding urocanate hydratase, producing the protein MTIEGTLKAGTGARVIHAPRGTKLNTKGWQQEAALRMLMNNLDPEVAEKPDELVVYGGSGKAARNWEAFDAIVATLKRLENDETLLVQSGKPVAVFKTYEEAPRVLISNAMLVPAWANWDEFRRLEQLGLTMFGQMTAGSWIYIGTQGILQGTYETFGEAGRRHFGGTLAGRFVLTSGLGGMGGAQPLAATMNGAAFLGVEVDRSRIEKRLKTGYLDRMSESLDEALSLVLDAKSRKTTLSVGLLGNAADIIPEIVRRNIVPDLLTDQTSAHDTLNGYVPAGISYDAALELRIKNPQRYISMARDSIVSHVRGMLELKRRGAITFDYGNNIRGEAQSAGVKDAFEIPGFVPEFIRPLFCEGKGPFRWVALSGDPEDIFATDEAVVKTFPENSHLVNWIEKARKHVHFQGLPARICWLGYQERDKMGLIFNELVKSGKVKAPIVIGRDHLDAGSVASPNRETEKMKDGSDAIADWPILNALLNAVGGASWVSVHHGGGVGIGLSIHAGMVVVADGTDAAARRLKRVLTYDPGMGVVRHADAGYEDAIREARDKKIDMPMLKRL; encoded by the coding sequence ATGACAATCGAAGGGACTCTAAAAGCCGGGACCGGAGCGCGCGTGATACATGCGCCTCGTGGAACTAAACTGAATACGAAAGGATGGCAGCAGGAAGCGGCGCTCAGAATGCTGATGAACAATCTCGATCCGGAAGTTGCGGAGAAACCGGATGAGCTCGTGGTCTACGGGGGAAGCGGAAAGGCCGCGAGAAATTGGGAGGCGTTCGACGCGATCGTTGCAACACTAAAAAGATTGGAGAATGATGAGACTCTCCTGGTCCAATCGGGAAAACCGGTCGCGGTATTCAAGACTTATGAGGAAGCGCCGCGGGTTCTTATCTCGAACGCGATGCTCGTCCCCGCCTGGGCGAATTGGGATGAGTTCAGGCGGCTCGAGCAGCTTGGCCTGACAATGTTCGGCCAGATGACCGCGGGAAGCTGGATATATATCGGCACGCAGGGAATACTTCAGGGAACCTACGAAACATTCGGCGAAGCCGGGCGAAGACATTTCGGGGGGACACTTGCAGGGAGATTCGTCCTCACGAGCGGACTCGGCGGGATGGGCGGCGCTCAACCGCTCGCTGCAACGATGAACGGAGCTGCATTTCTTGGAGTTGAAGTCGATCGAAGTAGAATCGAAAAGCGGCTGAAGACCGGATATCTCGACAGGATGAGCGAAAGCCTGGACGAGGCGCTCTCACTGGTGCTCGATGCAAAATCCAGAAAGACAACTCTTTCTGTCGGTCTCCTCGGAAACGCAGCCGACATAATTCCTGAAATCGTAAGGCGAAATATCGTTCCAGATCTCCTGACAGATCAGACGAGCGCGCACGACACTCTCAACGGATATGTGCCCGCAGGAATATCGTACGACGCCGCGCTCGAACTCCGCATTAAGAATCCACAGCGTTACATCTCGATGGCCCGCGATTCGATCGTATCTCACGTCAGGGGAATGCTTGAGCTGAAAAGACGCGGAGCAATCACGTTTGACTATGGTAATAATATTCGCGGCGAGGCACAATCGGCGGGGGTAAAGGACGCATTCGAAATTCCGGGATTCGTGCCTGAGTTCATTCGACCTCTCTTCTGCGAGGGGAAAGGACCATTCCGATGGGTAGCGCTCAGCGGCGACCCGGAGGACATTTTCGCGACTGACGAGGCGGTTGTGAAGACTTTTCCTGAGAACAGTCATCTCGTGAACTGGATCGAAAAAGCTCGCAAGCATGTCCATTTCCAGGGACTCCCGGCAAGAATCTGCTGGCTCGGCTACCAGGAGCGGGACAAAATGGGATTGATCTTCAATGAACTTGTGAAGAGCGGGAAAGTGAAAGCTCCAATCGTAATCGGCCGCGACCACCTCGATGCGGGGAGTGTCGCCTCTCCGAACCGGGAAACTGAGAAAATGAAGGATGGGTCGGACGCGATTGCCGATTGGCCTATATTGAACGCCCTACTGAACGCCGTCGGCGGTGCGAGCTGGGTTTCAGTCCACCATGGCGGAGGTGTCGGTATCGGCTTGTCGATCCATGCAGGGATGGTGGTAGTTGCCGACGGTACCGATGCCGCCGCTCGCAGGTTGAAGCGAGTACTAACGTATGATCCTGGAATGGGAGTCGTCAGACACGCTGATGCCGGTTACGAAGATGCGATCCGGGAAGCGCGCGATAAAAAGATCGATATGCCGATGCTTAAGAGGCTCTAA